Proteins encoded within one genomic window of Candidatus Syntrophocurvum alkaliphilum:
- a CDS encoding PAS domain-containing protein — protein sequence MKNIKSRENNFIIEAFMHSQYIAYVVVNKEGIITIASQTYLNMLGKQFEDVMGKYILDVVPNSKLLEVLKTRKMEKIDVCTINGQETIVSRIPIIKDGEIVGAIAKILFLNVDREKFFIKKNAGTRKTNSCCF from the coding sequence TTGAAAAATATAAAAAGTCGTGAAAATAACTTTATAATTGAAGCTTTTATGCATAGTCAATACATTGCTTATGTTGTAGTAAATAAAGAAGGTATTATTACAATAGCAAGTCAAACTTATCTTAATATGTTAGGAAAACAATTCGAAGATGTAATGGGGAAATATATTCTAGATGTAGTACCTAATTCAAAACTTTTAGAAGTACTTAAAACTAGAAAAATGGAAAAAATAGATGTTTGTACGATTAATGGACAGGAAACAATAGTATCACGGATACCAATTATTAAAGATGGTGAAATTGTAGGGGCTATAGCTAAGATCCTATTTTTAAATGTGGACAGAGAAAAATTTTTTATAAAAAAA
- the typA gene encoding translational GTPase TypA, producing MLNLELRNIAIIAHVDHGKTTLVDKLLKQSGYFRSNQDIPDRIMDSNDLERERGITILAKNTSIIYNDIKINIVDTPGHADFGGEVERIVKMVDGVLLLVDAYEGPMPQTRFVLKKALDANLSPVVVINKIDRSDARPEEVIDELLDLFIDLEADEDQLDFPVVFASAKAGYAKLDIDAEPMDLKPLLDTIIDNIPAPTGDSNGNLQAIISSIDYDPYVGRIGVGKINRGSIEKNQEAVLCNTEDKELTVKINNLYTYEGLKRKEVQNAYTGDIVAISGIDNINIGDTLCSIDLVDPVSFVSIDEPTISMNFIVNDSPMAGNEGTYVTSRHLKDRLMRELLSNVSLKVEEISPESFKVSGRGELHLSILIETMRREGYEFAVTRPEVIMKKEDDLLLEPLERLFIEVPEEYSGTVIESVGKRKGELMAMQNTIGSTIKLEFLIPARGLIGYRSDFLTETKGNGIMNYVFEGYVPHKGEIISRNKGALVASEDGIAIAYGLHGAQERGSLFIEPGVQVYAGMIVGENLRSGDITVNVCKKKQLTNTRAAGADDSLRLTPPIIMSLENCLEFINDDELLEVTPKSLRLRKVILDKTIRERTAKRQKIS from the coding sequence ATGTTAAACCTCGAGTTAAGAAATATAGCTATTATTGCTCATGTTGACCATGGAAAGACTACTCTTGTTGATAAACTACTTAAGCAAAGTGGTTATTTTAGAAGTAACCAGGATATACCTGATAGAATTATGGATAGTAATGACCTAGAACGTGAAAGAGGTATTACAATCCTAGCTAAAAACACTAGCATTATATATAACGATATAAAAATAAATATTGTTGATACACCAGGTCACGCAGATTTCGGTGGTGAAGTTGAACGAATCGTAAAAATGGTCGATGGTGTACTTTTATTAGTAGATGCCTATGAAGGACCTATGCCCCAAACGCGTTTTGTACTAAAAAAAGCTTTAGATGCTAATTTATCTCCAGTAGTAGTAATAAACAAGATTGACCGTTCTGATGCTAGGCCTGAAGAAGTCATTGATGAACTTTTGGATTTATTCATTGATCTTGAAGCAGATGAAGATCAGCTAGATTTCCCAGTTGTCTTTGCATCTGCAAAGGCTGGATATGCCAAGCTTGATATAGACGCTGAACCTATGGATTTAAAACCTCTTTTAGATACTATTATAGATAATATCCCTGCTCCTACAGGTGATTCTAATGGTAACCTTCAAGCAATAATATCTTCTATAGATTATGATCCTTATGTTGGTCGTATTGGAGTAGGTAAAATCAATAGAGGTAGTATAGAAAAAAATCAAGAAGCAGTCTTATGTAATACTGAAGATAAAGAACTAACAGTTAAAATTAATAACCTATATACCTATGAAGGATTAAAGCGTAAAGAAGTACAAAACGCTTATACTGGTGATATAGTAGCAATATCAGGTATTGATAACATAAATATAGGAGATACTTTATGCTCAATAGATTTAGTTGATCCAGTATCTTTCGTGTCTATAGATGAACCAACTATTTCTATGAATTTTATAGTAAATGATAGTCCAATGGCTGGAAATGAAGGCACATATGTTACTAGTAGACATTTAAAAGACCGTCTAATGCGAGAGCTTTTATCCAATGTCTCTTTAAAAGTAGAAGAGATTAGTCCTGAAAGCTTTAAGGTGTCCGGACGTGGTGAACTGCATCTGTCTATTTTAATAGAAACAATGCGTCGAGAAGGTTATGAATTTGCAGTAACTAGACCAGAGGTTATTATGAAAAAAGAAGATGATCTTTTACTAGAACCTCTTGAAAGGCTATTTATTGAAGTGCCTGAAGAATATTCGGGGACTGTAATAGAAAGCGTAGGTAAACGCAAAGGTGAGCTTATGGCTATGCAAAATACGATTGGAAGTACTATTAAATTAGAGTTTTTAATACCCGCTAGGGGTTTAATTGGTTACAGATCCGATTTTTTAACAGAAACAAAAGGTAATGGCATAATGAATTATGTATTTGAGGGCTATGTACCACATAAAGGTGAAATCATTTCTAGAAACAAAGGGGCATTAGTTGCTTCGGAAGATGGTATTGCAATAGCTTATGGTCTTCATGGTGCACAAGAAAGGGGAAGCCTTTTTATTGAACCAGGTGTGCAAGTTTATGCCGGAATGATAGTGGGAGAAAACCTTAGAAGTGGTGACATAACTGTTAATGTATGTAAAAAGAAACAATTAACTAACACTCGGGCCGCTGGTGCTGATGATAGTTTGCGCTTAACTCCACCTATTATAATGTCATTAGAAAACTGTCTAGAATTTATAAATGATGATGAATTATTAGAGGTTACCCCCAAATCTCTCCGATTACGAAAAGTTATTTTAGATAAAACTATTCGCGAACGAACTGCAAAAAGACAAAAGATATCATAA